A window from uncultured Anaeromusa sp. encodes these proteins:
- the pgsW gene encoding poly-gamma-glutamate system protein, which translates to MTKAKFISCLAVINLLFFSFCYQNTYLKNSDQYEVKLQAMAKAKAAQAAIGERLLGEEYTSITTTLGAHDAKVLSTNPAFAAVIIDMLVEAGVHKGDVVAVTMSGSFPALNIATIAAVDCMGAKPIIISSVGASTWGANRPEYTWLDMERTVLAAGIWPWKSSAVSIGGSSDQGRGLSEEGVQQIEQAIKRAGVPFLESHSLQEAIDKRIDLYRTANGGALPLVLINVGGSHVIFGEHGHESSLRQGLMLSYRPDLARNNGLAAAFINSNRPVIHLINIHRLAVEYNIHDSASLENKALRKMAVPVWLKVMISIWLAGMVALLYYGRKKAWWQ; encoded by the coding sequence GTGACAAAAGCAAAGTTTATAAGTTGCTTAGCGGTTATAAACCTATTGTTTTTTTCTTTTTGCTATCAAAATACATACTTGAAAAACAGCGATCAGTATGAAGTCAAATTACAAGCTATGGCTAAAGCCAAAGCGGCGCAAGCAGCCATTGGCGAGCGGCTGCTTGGAGAAGAATATACATCGATTACCACCACATTGGGAGCGCATGACGCGAAGGTTTTATCTACGAATCCTGCCTTTGCGGCAGTAATTATCGATATGCTTGTTGAGGCCGGCGTTCATAAAGGTGATGTGGTTGCTGTTACTATGTCGGGATCTTTCCCGGCGTTGAATATCGCTACGATAGCAGCGGTTGATTGCATGGGAGCTAAGCCGATTATTATAAGCTCAGTAGGAGCTTCCACGTGGGGAGCCAATCGGCCAGAGTATACGTGGCTGGATATGGAACGGACCGTGCTTGCTGCAGGAATTTGGCCGTGGAAGTCTAGTGCGGTAAGCATTGGCGGCAGTAGCGATCAAGGCAGAGGGCTTTCTGAAGAAGGTGTGCAGCAAATAGAGCAAGCTATAAAGAGGGCGGGTGTTCCGTTTTTGGAAAGCCACTCTTTGCAAGAAGCAATCGATAAACGAATTGATTTATACCGAACCGCCAACGGGGGAGCCTTGCCTTTGGTATTGATTAATGTCGGAGGAAGTCATGTTATTTTTGGAGAACATGGACATGAAAGCTCTTTGCGTCAAGGACTGATGCTAAGCTATCGACCAGATCTGGCAAGAAATAATGGTTTGGCGGCTGCTTTTATTAATTCCAATCGACCCGTGATCCATTTGATTAATATTCATAGACTTGCTGTGGAATATAATATCCACGATAGTGCAAGCCTGGAGAATAAAGCATTACGAAAGATGGCGGTTCCAGTCTGGCTGAAGGTGATGATTAGCATTTGGCTGGCGGGGATGGTAGCGCTTTTGTACTATGGCAGGAAAAAGGCATGGTGGCAGTAA
- a CDS encoding HAMP domain-containing sensor histidine kinase, with protein MAGGDGSAFVLWQEKGMVAVMRIWNKNKAMIGLGVICIVGGLMAPWIVQTELFGVIELAEKSITTGSVENVLLAAVRLVVMNTIRSMPIYIGVLLLAEGLGFFSKIQKNWLLLAVLVIVPGIYQGVYLFHGVAYDFGVPAITMTLVILIVSRMKNLARNVVHKLMVVALLLFGVEWLDIVPMLTPYRFGGGVLSLYVKQIADLNNVTDLFNVIGLSLFVILVSNAFILARLLNVYTLEIKAIEQELEYEHLSNQIALQAMENRAFREMQSLVHDLKTPLTSIQGLAGVIAISQEHGEIKKHASYISSLVDKMSIMIDELLKDDSRQVIPVNELVEYSLAHVPALAKLSKFEFVTMDGLYVRVNKIKVARAIINVLENAMAAVDLEQGRIGIMVEQKGAFVTITIVDNGQGFIGEFEENVWKAGYSVKNSSGLGLPFVRDIIEKHSGFVEISNNSSGGAKVVILLPEVKEYE; from the coding sequence TTGGCTGGCGGGGATGGTAGCGCTTTTGTACTATGGCAGGAAAAAGGCATGGTGGCAGTAATGCGTATATGGAATAAAAATAAAGCGATGATTGGCTTAGGCGTGATATGTATTGTGGGTGGCTTGATGGCGCCTTGGATTGTACAAACAGAGTTATTTGGAGTAATTGAATTAGCCGAAAAAAGCATTACAACCGGAAGTGTTGAAAACGTGCTGTTAGCGGCAGTGCGTCTAGTGGTAATGAATACCATTCGGTCCATGCCTATTTATATAGGCGTACTTCTTTTGGCTGAAGGATTGGGCTTTTTTTCAAAAATCCAGAAAAATTGGCTGTTGTTGGCTGTTTTGGTAATTGTACCCGGAATTTATCAAGGCGTTTATCTTTTTCATGGAGTTGCTTATGATTTTGGAGTACCGGCCATTACTATGACTTTGGTTATTTTAATTGTAAGCAGAATGAAAAATTTAGCGAGAAATGTCGTTCACAAACTTATGGTAGTGGCACTGTTGTTATTTGGCGTAGAGTGGCTTGATATTGTCCCTATGCTGACTCCATACCGTTTTGGCGGCGGCGTACTTTCGCTGTATGTAAAACAAATTGCTGATCTTAATAATGTAACCGATCTTTTTAATGTTATTGGACTTTCTCTATTTGTAATTCTTGTATCCAATGCATTTATTCTAGCCCGATTACTCAATGTGTATACGTTAGAAATTAAGGCCATAGAACAAGAGTTGGAGTATGAACACCTAAGCAATCAAATCGCCTTGCAGGCAATGGAAAATCGAGCTTTTAGAGAAATGCAATCGCTTGTTCATGATCTAAAGACGCCTCTTACTAGCATACAGGGTCTTGCGGGCGTTATAGCTATATCGCAAGAACATGGGGAAATAAAAAAGCATGCAAGCTATATTAGCAGCTTAGTTGATAAGATGAGTATCATGATCGATGAATTGCTTAAAGATGACTCCAGGCAAGTCATTCCTGTTAATGAATTAGTAGAATATTCATTAGCGCATGTGCCTGCGTTAGCTAAACTTTCCAAGTTCGAATTTGTGACAATGGACGGGCTATATGTGAGGGTAAACAAAATCAAAGTTGCGCGGGCTATTATCAATGTTTTGGAGAATGCAATGGCCGCAGTTGACTTGGAGCAAGGGCGTATTGGCATAATGGTTGAACAGAAGGGGGCGTTTGTCACCATTACCATTGTAGATAACGGGCAAGGATTTATTGGGGAGTTTGAAGAAAACGTTTGGAAGGCCGGTTATTCTGTTAAAAATTCTTCAGGACTGGGGTTGCCTTTTGTTCGGGACATTATTGAAAAACATAGTGGCTTTGTTGAAATTAGTAATAACAGTAGCGGGGGAGCTAAAGTTGTTATACTATTGCCGGAGGTAAAAGAGTATGAGTAA
- a CDS encoding response regulator: MSKKPVILAVDDEKDILYTLEAIGNAVGWKVYTENNSSMAVNRLKALKPDIVLMDYHMPQQNGVITLQKMRTVDYRVPIIVLTVDERQEIADKFLAAGASDFATKPIRVPDLVARINVHLKLAEKQREAQGRAVVTKGINDATLAMILEYAQDAGEWFFVEDVVQGVGLAYQNYSEVFTALLIALDRLVLVNDYGKIGRPRNKYRLK; the protein is encoded by the coding sequence ATGAGTAAAAAACCTGTTATTTTGGCGGTTGATGATGAAAAAGATATTCTTTATACCTTGGAAGCCATAGGCAATGCGGTTGGGTGGAAGGTTTACACGGAGAATAATAGTAGTATGGCAGTGAATCGGCTTAAGGCGTTGAAGCCGGATATCGTACTTATGGACTATCATATGCCCCAGCAAAATGGTGTTATTACCTTGCAAAAAATGAGAACTGTTGATTACCGGGTTCCTATTATAGTTTTAACGGTTGATGAAAGACAAGAAATTGCAGATAAATTTTTAGCTGCAGGGGCTAGTGATTTTGCTACTAAGCCGATCCGCGTTCCTGATCTTGTTGCCCGTATTAATGTCCATTTAAAATTGGCGGAAAAACAGAGAGAAGCGCAGGGACGAGCGGTTGTTACTAAGGGGATTAATGATGCAACCTTAGCGATGATCTTAGAATATGCTCAGGATGCAGGCGAATGGTTTTTTGTTGAAGATGTGGTTCAAGGGGTTGGGCTGGCATATCAAAACTACAGTGAGGTATTTACAGCACTCTTAATCGCATTAGACAGATTAGTATTAGTAAATGATTATGGCAAAATAGGCAGGCCTCGGAATAAATATAGATTGAAATAG
- a CDS encoding aspartate/glutamate racemase family protein, producing MELGLSPQFLIIVELYMEYKKKAGEKVFPNLTIESINVFEVLELCGKGKYEELTNYLMKAIHNLIASGVDFIALTGNTPHIVFGELQKRSSVPLVSGIEATCNEAKDKSYRE from the coding sequence GTGGAACTGGGCCTGAGTCCACAATTCCTTATTATCGTGGAATTGTATATGGAGTACAAAAAAAAGGCTGGAGAAAAAGTTTTCCCTAATTTGACAATTGAAAGTATTAATGTGTTTGAGGTCCTGGAGCTGTGTGGAAAAGGAAAATACGAAGAGCTAACTAATTATCTGATGAAAGCGATCCATAATTTGATTGCTAGTGGTGTCGATTTTATAGCTTTAACCGGCAATACGCCGCATATTGTTTTTGGTGAACTGCAAAAGCGGTCATCAGTTCCTCTTGTGAGCGGTATTGAAGCAACATGCAACGAAGCAAAAGACAAAAGCTATCGCGAGTAG